The following are encoded together in the Actinoplanes sp. N902-109 genome:
- a CDS encoding LuxR family transcriptional regulator yields MEHWGFVGRADELARLRMVAASPVERGLILSGAAGIGKSRLLHEAVAGLPAGRWAVYRASATIASSGLPFGGLVQILPADPPGGLSPTGMLRWAVDGLLQDAAGRPVVLAVDDAHLLDAPSAALVHLLVREGATLLGTLQAAEPVPVPISALWTEGLVAHAELAPLPDKDSRALLTALVGGPVEAGSAGRLGRLGGGNPLLLRELVMAAVGGGELELTYGFWRWTGRLALAPSLAELVDARIGGLTPGVRDVLELVAFGEPIGLSLVLRGADPADVEAAEERGLIRVIGDVRRHDVRLAHPLYGEVVRRTCPVTRARRLQATLATLIADSGSRRRNDLLRVAVLRLHSGTTQDGALLLDAAAQAFGGFDIDLARRLAAAARDAGAGYPAAELLSVALLFADEPEQALAVLDDAPGDTARQLTARAAVEFFGLGRIRAADTLAATRLTDSADAARVHAFEAYLRLLLDDVARARELATGVLAEPAASGPSQVLARCTLAFLAAASGDPATSRELLDAVHAETATWRRDTPTIQYALQMAQGALVTVSMDLPAIDRILTAEFAGLVQAGGFGLGSGWVSLLQAHAAWLRGRTDEALRAVEQACAALARNRVYDGSAHYMRASVAAARGDIALATASLQLADDQINNSFAVYYPWREQARAWTHACAGELSTAVRVQLAVAARARADGLFGHELLTLYDVVRLGYPHLVAERMAELGERVGGRMTPLLVRHAQAGGDGEAQLTLAREFSVLGCLLYAAEAAATAVRLFRTARDPRALAASTLLADLLSRCDTLQTPALVAVQPALTVRERQVAELAAGGVRSKEIADQLFLSPRTVENHLQRVYTKLGVSGRNELAPALRLLPQ; encoded by the coding sequence GTGGAGCACTGGGGCTTCGTCGGGCGGGCCGACGAGTTGGCCCGCCTGCGCATGGTTGCGGCCAGCCCCGTCGAGCGCGGCCTGATCCTCAGCGGAGCGGCCGGCATCGGCAAGAGCCGGCTCCTGCACGAGGCGGTCGCCGGTCTGCCGGCCGGACGCTGGGCGGTCTACCGGGCCTCGGCCACGATCGCCAGCTCCGGCCTGCCCTTCGGCGGCCTCGTCCAGATCCTGCCAGCCGACCCGCCCGGCGGGCTCTCCCCCACCGGCATGCTCCGCTGGGCGGTTGACGGACTGCTGCAGGACGCCGCCGGGCGCCCGGTGGTGCTGGCCGTCGACGACGCCCACCTGCTGGACGCGCCGTCGGCCGCGCTGGTCCACCTGCTGGTGCGCGAGGGTGCCACGCTGCTCGGCACGCTGCAGGCCGCCGAGCCGGTGCCGGTCCCGATCAGCGCACTGTGGACCGAGGGCCTGGTCGCCCATGCCGAGCTGGCGCCGCTCCCCGACAAGGATTCCCGGGCGCTGCTGACGGCCCTGGTCGGCGGGCCGGTCGAGGCGGGGTCGGCCGGTCGGCTCGGGCGGCTCGGCGGCGGCAACCCGCTGCTGCTGCGCGAGCTGGTGATGGCAGCGGTCGGCGGGGGCGAGCTGGAACTGACGTACGGCTTCTGGCGCTGGACCGGCCGTCTCGCGCTCGCGCCCAGCCTGGCCGAGCTGGTGGACGCGCGGATCGGCGGGCTCACCCCGGGCGTACGCGACGTGCTGGAGCTGGTCGCGTTCGGTGAGCCGATCGGATTGTCCCTGGTGTTGCGCGGCGCCGACCCGGCCGACGTGGAGGCGGCCGAGGAGCGCGGGCTGATCCGGGTGATCGGGGACGTCCGGCGGCACGACGTGCGGCTGGCCCACCCGCTGTACGGCGAGGTCGTGCGGCGCACCTGCCCGGTCACCCGGGCGCGCCGGCTGCAGGCCACGCTGGCCACCCTGATCGCGGACTCCGGCTCGCGGCGGCGCAACGACCTGCTGCGGGTGGCCGTCCTGCGGCTGCATTCCGGCACCACCCAGGACGGCGCGTTGCTCCTCGACGCGGCCGCGCAGGCGTTCGGTGGCTTCGACATCGACCTGGCCCGGCGGCTGGCCGCGGCGGCCCGCGACGCCGGCGCCGGTTACCCGGCCGCCGAGCTGCTGTCGGTCGCGCTGCTCTTCGCCGACGAGCCGGAACAGGCGCTGGCGGTGCTGGACGACGCGCCCGGCGACACGGCCCGCCAGCTGACCGCCCGGGCCGCCGTGGAGTTCTTCGGCCTGGGCCGCATCCGGGCCGCCGACACGCTCGCCGCCACGCGGCTCACCGACTCGGCCGACGCGGCTCGGGTGCACGCCTTCGAGGCGTATCTGCGCCTGCTGCTCGACGACGTGGCCCGCGCCCGCGAGCTGGCCACCGGGGTGCTGGCCGAGCCGGCGGCCAGCGGGCCGTCGCAGGTGCTGGCCCGGTGCACGCTGGCCTTCCTCGCCGCGGCGAGCGGCGACCCGGCCACCTCCCGCGAGCTGCTCGACGCCGTGCACGCCGAGACAGCCACCTGGCGGCGCGACACCCCGACCATCCAGTACGCGCTGCAGATGGCCCAGGGCGCCCTGGTCACCGTCTCGATGGACCTCCCGGCGATCGACCGCATCCTGACCGCGGAGTTCGCCGGGCTGGTCCAGGCCGGCGGCTTCGGACTCGGCTCCGGCTGGGTCTCGCTGCTCCAGGCGCACGCGGCCTGGTTGCGCGGGCGCACCGACGAGGCCCTGCGGGCGGTGGAACAGGCCTGTGCCGCGCTGGCACGCAACCGCGTCTACGACGGCAGCGCCCACTACATGCGCGCCAGCGTCGCCGCCGCCCGCGGGGACATCGCGCTCGCCACGGCCTCGCTGCAGCTGGCCGACGACCAGATCAACAACTCCTTCGCGGTGTACTACCCCTGGCGGGAGCAGGCCCGGGCGTGGACGCACGCCTGCGCGGGCGAGCTTTCCACAGCCGTACGGGTGCAGCTCGCCGTGGCTGCCCGCGCCCGCGCTGACGGCCTCTTCGGCCACGAGTTGCTCACCCTGTACGACGTGGTCCGGCTCGGCTACCCGCACCTGGTCGCCGAGCGCATGGCCGAGCTGGGCGAACGGGTCGGTGGCCGGATGACGCCGCTGCTGGTGCGGCACGCGCAGGCGGGCGGGGACGGCGAGGCGCAGCTCACACTCGCCCGTGAATTCTCGGTGCTCGGGTGTCTGCTCTATGCGGCCGAGGCAGCGGCGACGGCGGTCCGGCTGTTCCGGACGGCCCGCGACCCGCGTGCCCTGGCGGCCAGCACGCTGCTCGCCGATCTGCTCAGCCGGTGCGACACCCTGCAGACGCCCGCCCTGGTGGCCGTGC
- a CDS encoding DUF2017 domain-containing protein, with protein sequence MFRRHGNQCVATFAVDEVRVLRKVAGEVVGLLMDGFDPTDPVVDRLFPDIYPDRPEDSAEFRLYTEGDLKTGKIDQAGAILAALPDDGPGEVRLDGEEAEAWLRAINDARLAMGTRLDIQADTDLGEELDRAVVDDPGSSRVFQLSVYAYLGYLQESLLNALVIERG encoded by the coding sequence ATGTTCCGGCGTCATGGCAACCAATGTGTGGCCACGTTCGCCGTCGACGAGGTGCGCGTGTTGCGCAAGGTGGCGGGTGAGGTCGTCGGGTTGCTGATGGACGGCTTCGACCCCACCGACCCGGTGGTCGACCGGCTCTTCCCGGACATCTACCCGGACCGCCCCGAGGACTCCGCCGAGTTCCGCCTCTACACCGAGGGTGACCTCAAGACGGGCAAGATCGACCAGGCCGGTGCGATCCTGGCCGCGCTGCCCGACGACGGGCCGGGCGAGGTCCGCCTGGACGGCGAGGAGGCGGAGGCCTGGCTGCGGGCGATCAACGACGCCCGGCTGGCCATGGGCACCCGGCTCGACATCCAGGCGGACACCGACCTCGGCGAGGAGCTGGACCGGGCCGTCGTCGACGACCCGGGCTCCAGCCGGGTGTTCCAACTCTCGGTGTACGCCTACCTGGGCTACCTCCAGGAGTCGCTACTCAACGCGCTGGTCATCGAGCGCGGCTAG
- a CDS encoding MBL fold metallo-hydrolase, with protein MRLTVLGCAGSFPGPESACSAYLVEAEGFRLLIDFGSGSLTALQRYAAIDAIDAILITHLHCDHMLDACTYVVVRRYSPDGPLPPLPVYAPMGAAERIAAAYSSEAEPVDDVYTFYGLQPGTFPIGPLTVTVDRVNHPIETYGVRVEHNGHVLAYSSDTAPCEPLLRLAQGADVFLCEASYLDGRQNPPDLHLTGGEAGQAATKADVGRLLLTHLVPAWASEASTVEAACAAYAGPVEVVRPGSRYDL; from the coding sequence ATGCGACTGACCGTTCTCGGCTGCGCCGGCAGTTTCCCCGGCCCCGAGTCGGCTTGTTCGGCCTATCTCGTGGAGGCGGAGGGTTTCCGGCTTCTGATCGACTTCGGTTCGGGTTCTTTGACGGCCCTGCAGCGATATGCGGCCATCGACGCGATCGACGCGATTCTCATCACCCACCTGCACTGCGATCACATGCTCGACGCCTGCACCTATGTGGTGGTGCGGCGCTATTCCCCGGACGGCCCGCTGCCGCCGCTGCCCGTCTATGCGCCGATGGGTGCGGCCGAGCGCATCGCCGCCGCCTACAGCTCCGAGGCCGAGCCGGTCGACGACGTCTACACCTTCTACGGGCTGCAACCGGGCACCTTCCCGATCGGCCCGCTCACCGTCACCGTGGACCGGGTCAACCATCCGATAGAGACCTATGGCGTACGGGTGGAGCACAACGGACACGTCCTCGCCTACTCGTCCGACACGGCACCGTGCGAGCCGCTGCTGAGGCTGGCACAGGGCGCCGATGTGTTCTTGTGTGAGGCGAGTTACCTCGACGGTCGTCAAAACCCGCCCGACCTGCACCTGACCGGCGGCGAAGCGGGTCAAGCCGCCACCAAGGCCGACGTGGGCCGGCTCCTCTTGACCCATTTGGTACCCGCGTGGGCCTCGGAGGCATCTACTGTGGAGGCCGCGTGCGCCGCATACGCGGGTCCGGTTGAGGTGGTCCGACCGGGGTCCCGCTACGATCTGTGA
- the rph gene encoding ribonuclease PH, which translates to MSRPDGRAPDQLRPVTLTRRWSIHPEGSVLVEFGNTRVLCTASVTEGVPRWRKGSGQGWLTAEYAMLPRATNTRGDRESVKGKVGGRTQEISRLIGRSLRACIDLKALGENSIVLDCDVLQADGGTRTAAITGAYVALHDAVGWLAERKALAGKPATVLHRSIQAVSVGIIAGEARLDLMYDEDVAAEVDMNVVCTGDGDFVEVQGTGEANVFRRDQLDALLDLGVLGCAELAAAQQKALAS; encoded by the coding sequence ATGTCGCGACCCGACGGCCGAGCGCCGGACCAACTCCGTCCCGTGACCCTCACGCGCCGGTGGAGCATCCATCCCGAGGGTTCGGTGCTCGTGGAGTTCGGCAACACGCGGGTCCTGTGCACCGCCAGCGTGACCGAGGGCGTGCCGCGCTGGCGCAAGGGCTCCGGCCAGGGCTGGCTCACCGCCGAATACGCGATGCTCCCACGGGCGACCAACACGCGCGGCGACCGGGAGAGCGTCAAGGGCAAGGTCGGCGGCCGCACCCAGGAGATCTCCCGGCTGATCGGGCGCAGCCTGCGCGCCTGCATCGACCTCAAGGCGCTGGGCGAGAATTCCATCGTCCTCGACTGCGACGTGCTGCAGGCCGACGGTGGCACCCGCACGGCCGCCATCACCGGCGCCTATGTCGCGCTGCACGACGCGGTCGGCTGGCTCGCCGAGCGCAAGGCCCTGGCCGGCAAGCCCGCCACCGTGCTGCACCGCTCCATCCAGGCGGTCAGCGTCGGCATCATCGCCGGTGAGGCCCGGCTCGACCTGATGTACGACGAGGATGTCGCCGCCGAGGTCGACATGAACGTGGTGTGCACCGGCGACGGCGACTTCGTCGAGGTGCAGGGCACCGGCGAGGCCAACGTCTTCCGCCGCGACCAGCTCGATGCGCTGCTCGACCTGGGCGTGCTGGGTTGTGCCGAGCTCGCCGCCGCCCAGCAGAAGGCACTCGCGTCATGA
- a CDS encoding MarR family winged helix-turn-helix transcriptional regulator: MAYKLDLSTVFADLVRCETRLYNALNDRLRERHGIVTSQFEFLRYLRYHPEARVADLAAEFAIGVGATSKAADRLERNGWVVRLRNPADRRSSLLALTSAGQTLAEAAELTFGAALAEFVGDALGEPMARALAQLRSDLERRNLGMPTG, encoded by the coding sequence GTGGCATACAAGTTAGACCTCTCCACCGTCTTCGCCGACCTCGTCCGGTGTGAGACGCGCCTCTACAACGCGCTCAACGACCGCCTGCGGGAGCGGCACGGCATTGTCACGTCGCAGTTCGAGTTCCTGCGCTACCTGCGTTACCACCCGGAGGCCCGGGTCGCGGACCTGGCCGCCGAGTTCGCCATCGGCGTGGGCGCCACCAGCAAGGCCGCCGACCGGCTGGAACGCAACGGGTGGGTGGTGCGGCTGCGCAACCCCGCCGATCGCCGGTCCTCATTGCTGGCTTTGACGAGCGCTGGGCAGACCCTGGCCGAGGCGGCGGAGCTGACCTTCGGCGCGGCGCTGGCCGAGTTCGTCGGCGACGCGCTGGGTGAACCCATGGCACGCGCCCTCGCCCAGCTGCGCAGCGACCTGGAACGCCGCAACCTGGGCATGCCAACCGGCTGA
- a CDS encoding alpha/beta hydrolase, translated as MSREQRARIDAMLRQPRSAGPQSVDDIRAGFRALMAQMIVPPGIHTEPVPVGSVPALLVEAEPGSSATVLYFHGGSFVFGSPRTALSLTGNLVTRTGFRAVSVDYRLAPEHPFPAAIEDTVAAYRALLDRGTDPATIAFAGDSAGGGLTVTTCLAARDAGLPMPAALVAFSPVFDATRAGASMVTKAGIDPIFTRESLSYTLDMYLAGQDPAHPLLSPLISADVTGLPPMLLQAGTNEILLDDATRMAERARNAGVDVILDITADAPHVFQAYAGVLDEADQALDRAALFLTQHLRPGAPAAAAAAGPAAA; from the coding sequence ATGAGCAGGGAACAACGAGCGAGGATCGACGCGATGCTCCGGCAGCCACGGTCCGCGGGCCCGCAGTCGGTCGACGACATCCGGGCCGGCTTCCGCGCCCTGATGGCACAGATGATCGTCCCACCGGGAATCCACACCGAGCCGGTGCCGGTCGGCTCCGTCCCCGCACTGCTCGTCGAAGCCGAGCCCGGGAGCAGCGCGACGGTCCTGTACTTCCACGGCGGCTCGTTCGTGTTCGGATCGCCCCGGACGGCACTGTCGCTGACCGGCAACCTCGTGACCAGGACCGGCTTCCGGGCCGTCTCGGTGGACTACCGGCTCGCGCCCGAACACCCGTTCCCGGCCGCGATCGAGGACACCGTGGCGGCCTATCGTGCGCTGCTCGACCGCGGCACCGACCCCGCCACCATCGCGTTCGCCGGGGACTCCGCCGGTGGCGGGCTCACCGTCACCACCTGCCTGGCCGCCCGCGACGCCGGCCTGCCGATGCCCGCGGCGCTGGTGGCCTTCTCGCCGGTCTTCGACGCCACCCGAGCGGGCGCCAGCATGGTCACCAAGGCCGGGATCGACCCCATCTTCACCCGCGAGAGCCTGTCATACACCCTCGACATGTACCTGGCCGGCCAGGACCCGGCGCACCCGCTGCTCAGCCCGCTGATCTCCGCCGACGTAACCGGCCTGCCACCGATGCTGCTGCAGGCCGGAACCAACGAGATCCTGCTCGACGACGCCACCCGCATGGCCGAGCGAGCCCGCAACGCCGGCGTGGACGTCATCCTCGACATCACCGCCGACGCGCCGCACGTCTTCCAGGCCTACGCCGGCGTCCTCGACGAAGCCGACCAGGCCCTCGACCGCGCCGCCCTGTTCCTGACCCAGCACCTGCGCCCCGGTGCCCCAGCCGCGGCCGCTGCGGCTGGTCCAGCTGCGGCCTAG
- the clpS gene encoding ATP-dependent Clp protease adapter ClpS has translation MALPQVAPVETPQIEEVPADDRPWVTIVWDDPVNLMSYVTWVFQKLFGYSRDKAEELMLDVHNKGKAVVSTGARETMEMDASRLHGYGLWATVDRS, from the coding sequence ATGGCGTTGCCTCAGGTCGCTCCCGTCGAGACGCCGCAGATCGAGGAGGTGCCGGCTGATGACCGGCCGTGGGTGACAATCGTCTGGGACGATCCGGTCAACCTCATGTCGTACGTGACGTGGGTGTTCCAGAAGCTGTTCGGCTACAGCCGGGACAAGGCCGAGGAATTGATGCTGGACGTGCACAACAAGGGCAAGGCCGTGGTCTCCACCGGCGCCCGCGAAACGATGGAAATGGACGCCTCGCGGCTCCACGGTTACGGTCTGTGGGCGACGGTGGATCGTTCGTGA
- the rdgB gene encoding RdgB/HAM1 family non-canonical purine NTP pyrophosphatase, whose amino-acid sequence MTARLLLATANKKKLVELQRILDATLGTGGVELVGLGDFPDYPDVAEPGLTFGENALIKAREGVSRTGLPTVADDSGLTVDALNGMPGVFSARWSGTHGNDEANLDLVLAQIGDVPDEHRGGAFVCAAALVLPGGREHLVEGRQPGRILRARRGTGGFGYDPIFLGEGQERTNAELSPAEKDAISHRGKAFRELSKVIAKQLPR is encoded by the coding sequence ATGACCGCGCGGCTGCTGCTGGCCACGGCGAACAAGAAGAAGCTCGTCGAGCTGCAGCGCATCCTCGACGCCACGCTGGGCACCGGCGGGGTCGAGCTGGTCGGGCTGGGTGACTTCCCGGACTATCCCGACGTGGCCGAGCCGGGTCTGACGTTCGGCGAGAACGCGCTGATCAAGGCCCGCGAGGGGGTGTCGCGCACCGGTCTGCCGACGGTGGCCGACGACTCCGGGCTCACGGTCGACGCGCTCAACGGCATGCCCGGGGTGTTCAGCGCCCGGTGGTCCGGCACGCACGGCAACGACGAGGCGAACCTCGACCTCGTGCTCGCGCAGATCGGTGACGTGCCGGACGAGCACCGTGGCGGCGCCTTCGTGTGCGCGGCGGCCCTGGTGCTGCCGGGGGGCCGTGAGCACCTGGTCGAGGGCCGTCAACCGGGGCGCATCCTGCGGGCGCGCCGGGGCACGGGCGGCTTCGGGTACGACCCGATCTTCCTCGGCGAGGGCCAGGAGCGCACCAACGCCGAGCTGAGCCCGGCGGAGAAGGACGCGATCAGCCACCGGGGCAAGGCGTTCCGCGAGCTCTCCAAGGTCATCGCCAAGCAGCTGCCCCGCTAG
- a CDS encoding glycosyltransferase: protein MTGRSVGGRGLRIVRLANFVSPRSGGLRTALRHLGEGYLRAGHEPILIVPGREHSDEMTEQGRVITLPGHHLPRTGGYRVLAGRRELTRLLDGLAPDRLEVSDRSTLRWTGRWARERGVGSMMVSHESLAGLLGIWGMPHRETLADRLNRRTAESFDQIVCTTAFAAAEFRRLDVPNLVEIPLGVNLRQFHPSRRDATIRAGYARPDELLIVFCSRLSADKRPELAVDTIRALRAAKVPAVLVIAGDGARRTALAYRSARLPVRFAGHIADRDAVAALLASADVVVAPGPVETFGLAALEALACGTPVVVNDASALPEVVGPAGLAVPGNPEAFAAGVRKIIARPEGERRAAARARAELFGWPQAVEGFLRAHGAQTTSLPAAKLARQTIRHLRPAVPAVIAAATDVWATASVDRA from the coding sequence ATGACCGGTCGATCAGTGGGCGGGCGTGGACTGCGCATCGTCCGACTGGCGAACTTCGTCTCACCCCGATCCGGCGGCCTGCGCACGGCCCTTCGCCACCTCGGCGAGGGCTATCTGCGCGCCGGTCACGAGCCGATCCTGATCGTGCCGGGACGTGAGCACTCCGACGAGATGACCGAGCAGGGCCGCGTCATCACGCTGCCGGGTCACCATCTGCCCCGTACGGGCGGATACCGGGTGCTCGCCGGTCGCCGGGAACTCACCCGCCTGCTGGACGGCCTCGCACCGGACCGGCTCGAGGTCTCCGACCGCTCGACGCTGCGGTGGACCGGCCGCTGGGCCCGGGAGCGCGGGGTGGGCTCGATGATGGTGTCCCACGAGAGCCTGGCCGGTCTGCTCGGCATCTGGGGCATGCCGCACCGCGAGACGCTCGCCGACCGGCTCAACCGGCGCACGGCCGAGTCCTTCGACCAGATCGTGTGCACCACCGCCTTCGCCGCCGCGGAATTCCGCCGGTTGGACGTGCCGAACCTGGTGGAGATCCCGCTCGGGGTCAACCTGCGGCAGTTCCACCCGAGCCGACGCGACGCCACGATCCGGGCCGGCTATGCCCGCCCCGACGAACTGCTCATCGTCTTCTGCAGCCGGCTCTCCGCTGACAAGCGGCCGGAGCTGGCAGTCGACACGATCCGTGCGCTGCGCGCCGCCAAGGTGCCCGCGGTGCTGGTCATCGCCGGTGATGGTGCCCGCCGCACGGCGCTTGCCTATCGCTCGGCGCGGCTGCCCGTGCGGTTCGCCGGCCACATCGCCGACCGGGACGCCGTGGCTGCCCTGCTGGCGAGCGCCGACGTGGTGGTCGCCCCGGGCCCGGTCGAGACCTTCGGGCTGGCGGCACTCGAGGCCCTGGCCTGTGGCACGCCGGTCGTCGTCAACGACGCCAGCGCGCTGCCCGAGGTCGTCGGCCCGGCCGGGCTGGCAGTGCCGGGCAACCCCGAGGCTTTTGCTGCGGGCGTACGGAAAATCATCGCCCGACCCGAGGGGGAACGCCGCGCGGCCGCCCGGGCCCGGGCCGAACTCTTCGGCTGGCCGCAGGCAGTCGAGGGGTTCTTGCGTGCGCACGGCGCCCAGACCACCTCGCTGCCGGCGGCGAAGCTCGCCCGGCAGACCATCCGGCACCTGCGCCCGGCCGTGCCCGCCGTGATCGCCGCCGCCACCGATGTCTGGGCCACCGCTTCGGTCGACCGTGCCTGA
- a CDS encoding MoaD family protein, translating into MAIEVRVPTILRSYTGGSKVVEGSGDTLSGLIDDLDAKHNGLKGRLITPEGGLHRFVNIYVNDEDVRFLGALDAKLNDGDSITILPAVAGGALGFAAAAAFLGR; encoded by the coding sequence ATGGCTATCGAAGTTCGCGTTCCGACCATCCTGCGCAGCTACACCGGCGGCTCGAAGGTCGTCGAGGGCTCCGGTGACACCCTGTCCGGTCTGATCGACGACCTGGACGCCAAGCACAACGGGCTCAAGGGCCGGCTCATCACGCCCGAGGGCGGCCTGCACCGCTTCGTCAACATCTACGTCAACGACGAGGACGTCCGCTTCCTCGGCGCGCTCGACGCGAAGCTCAACGACGGCGACTCGATCACCATCCTCCCGGCCGTCGCCGGTGGCGCCCTCGGCTTCGCGGCAGCGGCCGCCTTCCTGGGCCGGTAA
- a CDS encoding PLP-dependent cysteine synthase family protein: MARYESLLDACGGTPLVGLPRLSPTVPEGAPPVRLWAKLEDRNPTGSIKDRPALAMVRAAEESGKLRPGDTILEPTSGNTGISLAMVAKLRGYRLVCVMPENVSSERVQLLRMYGAEIIFSPAAGGSNQAVAVAKQIAAEHPDWVMLFQYGNAANARAHYESTGPELLQDLPTITHFVAGLGTTGTLMGTGRYLREKVDGIQIVAAEPRYGELVYGLRNIDEGYVPELYDATVLTRRFSVGTRDAVLRTRQLVEVEGIFAGFSSGAILHAALAVAHEAVKAGTRADVAFVICDAGWKYLSTGAYGGTLSDAEDALEGQLWA, translated from the coding sequence ATGGCTCGCTATGAGAGCCTGCTCGACGCGTGCGGGGGAACGCCGCTCGTCGGCCTGCCCCGCCTCTCGCCGACGGTGCCCGAGGGGGCACCGCCGGTGCGGCTGTGGGCCAAGCTCGAGGATCGCAACCCGACCGGCAGCATCAAGGACCGCCCGGCGCTGGCCATGGTCCGTGCGGCCGAGGAATCGGGCAAACTCCGCCCGGGCGACACCATCCTCGAGCCGACCAGCGGCAACACCGGCATCTCCCTGGCCATGGTCGCCAAGCTGCGCGGTTACCGCCTGGTCTGCGTGATGCCGGAGAACGTGTCCAGCGAGCGGGTCCAACTGCTCCGCATGTACGGCGCCGAGATCATCTTCTCGCCGGCTGCGGGCGGCTCCAACCAGGCGGTCGCGGTGGCCAAGCAGATCGCGGCCGAGCACCCCGACTGGGTCATGCTCTTCCAGTACGGCAACGCTGCCAACGCCCGGGCCCACTACGAGAGCACCGGCCCCGAGCTGCTGCAGGACCTGCCCACGATCACCCACTTCGTGGCCGGCCTGGGCACCACCGGCACCCTCATGGGCACCGGCCGCTATCTGCGGGAGAAGGTCGACGGCATCCAGATCGTCGCGGCCGAGCCCCGCTACGGCGAGCTCGTCTACGGCCTGCGCAACATCGACGAGGGCTACGTCCCGGAGCTCTACGACGCCACGGTTCTCACCCGCCGCTTCTCGGTGGGCACCCGCGACGCCGTCCTGCGCACCCGCCAGCTCGTCGAAGTCGAAGGCATCTTCGCCGGCTTCTCCAGCGGCGCCATCCTGCACGCAGCCCTGGCCGTGGCCCACGAAGCCGTCAAGGCCGGCACCCGTGCCGACGTCGCCTTCGTCATCTGCGACGCCGGCTGGAAATACCTGTCCACCGGCGCCTACGGCGGCACCCTCTCCGACGCCGAGGACGCCCTCGAGGGCCAGCTCTGGGCCTGA
- a CDS encoding aldo/keto reductase: MKQRSIGNVQVGAIGLGGMPMSIEGRPDTDRSVRTIHAALDAGVTFIDTADAYHLHADEVGHNESLIAQALASYGGDTSDVLVATKGGHQRPGDGSWTIDGSPAHLREAVEGSLKRLGVDAIGLYQFHRPDPAVPYEESVGTLRDLLDEGKIRMAGISNANVDQIRQAQEILGGRLVSVQNQFSPTFLSSEPELDLCDELGIAFLPWSPLGGIGKAGKLDDSAFGHVAQAHGVSPQQVTLAWMLAKSPVVIPIPGASRPESITDSARAAELTLTADELAALDDQRVE, encoded by the coding sequence ATGAAGCAACGCAGCATCGGAAACGTCCAGGTCGGCGCGATCGGGCTCGGCGGCATGCCGATGTCCATCGAGGGTCGCCCCGACACCGACCGGTCCGTACGGACCATTCACGCCGCTCTCGACGCGGGCGTGACGTTCATCGACACCGCCGACGCCTACCACCTGCACGCCGACGAGGTGGGTCACAACGAGTCGCTGATCGCCCAGGCGCTCGCGAGCTACGGCGGGGACACCTCGGACGTCCTGGTCGCCACCAAGGGCGGCCACCAGCGCCCCGGCGACGGGTCGTGGACCATCGACGGCTCCCCGGCCCATCTGCGGGAGGCGGTCGAAGGGTCGCTCAAGCGCCTGGGGGTCGACGCGATCGGGCTCTACCAGTTCCACCGGCCCGACCCCGCCGTACCGTACGAGGAATCCGTCGGCACCCTGCGGGACCTGCTCGACGAGGGCAAGATCCGGATGGCCGGCATCTCCAACGCGAACGTCGACCAGATCCGGCAGGCGCAGGAGATTCTCGGCGGCCGGCTGGTCTCGGTGCAGAACCAGTTCTCGCCGACGTTCCTGTCCTCGGAGCCGGAACTGGATCTGTGCGACGAGCTCGGCATCGCCTTCCTGCCGTGGTCGCCCCTGGGTGGCATCGGCAAGGCCGGCAAGCTCGACGACAGCGCGTTCGGCCACGTCGCTCAGGCGCACGGGGTGAGCCCGCAGCAGGTGACGCTTGCGTGGATGCTGGCCAAGAGCCCGGTGGTGATCCCGATCCCCGGGGCCAGCCGGCCGGAGTCGATCACCGACTCGGCCCGCGCCGCCGAGCTGACGCTGACCGCCGACGAGCTAGCCGCGCTCGATGACCAGCGCGTTGAGTAG